The sequence below is a genomic window from Blastococcus sp. Marseille-P5729.
CCGGCGTCCACGTCGACTTCCTGGTCCGCGAGCTCGAGAAGCTCACCGATGTCCAGGGCTACTGCACCGGCGAGGAGCGGCCAAAGGCGCAGACCTTCCCCGAGGAGGTACCCGGGGCACCGGACGCCAATGCCGCCCTGAAGGTGATGGCCGCCGACATCGCGATGACCGCGGCGCTGGCCGACCGCGAGGTGCTGCATTCACACACCTGGTACGCCAACTTCGCCGGCCACCTCGGCAAGCTGCTGTACGGCGTCCCGCACGTCATCTCCTCGCACTCCCTCGAGCCGCTGCGGCCGTGGAAGGCTGAACAGCTCGGCGGCGGCTACCGCCTGTCGTCGTGGGTGGAGAAGCAGGCCTACGAGGCCGCGGACGCGATCGTCGCGGTCAGCAACGGCGTACGCCGGGACATCCTGCAGGCCTACCCGGACGTCGACCCCGACAAGGTGCACACCATCTACAACGGGATCGACCCCGAGCTCTATCAGCCCGACCCCGACACCGACGTGCTGGAGGAGATCGGCGTCGACCTCAGCAAGCCGTACGTGATGTGGGTCGGCCGGATCACCCGGCAGAAGGGCGTTCCGCACCTGCTGAACGCTGCCAAGCAGTTCAGCGAGGGCGTGCAGATCGTGCTGCTGGCCGGCGCCGCCGACACTCCCGAGCTCAAGGAGGAGACCGACCGGCTGCTGGCCGAGCTGCGCGAGCAGCGGGACGGCGTCTTCCTCGTCAGCGAACACCTGCCGCCGAAGAAGGTCGCACAGGTCTTCACGCACGCGCGGATGTTCATCTGCCCGTCGATCTACGAGCCGCTCGGCATCGTGAACCTCGAGGCGATGGCGTGCGAGACGGCGGTGGTGGCCTCGGACGTCGGCGGCATCCCAGAGGTGGTCGTCAACGGGGAGACCGGTCTGCTGGTGCACTACGACAAGGACCAGCCGGAGCAGTTCGAGGCCGGGCTCGCCGAGGCGGTCAACCAGCTGCTCGCCGACGACCAGCTATGCGACGACTTCGGCCGGGCCGGCCGCGAGCGCGCGGTGAACGACTTCGGCTGGAACCGGATCGCCGAGCAGGTCAACAACCTCTACGAGGCCGTCGTCCGCGCCGCGAAGTAGCACCCGGCCACCTGTCACGAGGCAGCCGCGCGCATCAGCCGCGCGGCTGCCGCTTTCATCACCTCACGAAGCTCGGTCGGTTCGACAACATCGAACTCCATGCCGCTGGCGCCGAGGTAGAGCACGAACTCGGCCAAGTTGTTGGCGCCTGCGACCAGCTCTGTCATCCCATCACCGAGATCGCTCACTGATGCGACGGTCGGGCCGAACGCGCTCGCCACGGCGTCGACGGGCGCGTGCACCCGTACCCGGCACACGTACGGATACGGTGCCGAGCTGATGGCGTGACCCACGAGCGAGCGCAACACCTCATCCGGCACCTGGCGCGGCGTGAACACCTCCCCTAGCGGGACCTTCGGCGCAAGTCGATCGAGCCGCAGCGTGCGCCAGTCGGCACGCTCGACATCCCACGCGTAGAGATACCAGTGGCGGCCTGAATGGACGATCCGATGGGGCTCCAGCGTGCGGCTGCTGCCCACGCCGTCATGCCGCCGGTAATACGCCCTCAACCGGCGCGATTCGCGAATCGCGTGCGCGACCGAGTCCATGACGTCGACACCGACCTCGCCACCGCCTGCGAGCGTCACCATGGCGCGGTCGATCGTCTCGATCCGGCGCCGGGTTGGCGCCGAGAGGGAGCGCTCGAGCTTCTCCAGCGCCGACGCCGCCGCCTGCTCGATCCCAGCCACCGAAGCTGCCGCGGCAGCGCGCAGTCCTACGGCGATCGCGACCGCCTCGTCCCCGCTCAGCACCAATGGCGGGATCGACGCCCCGGGTCCGGACCGGTATCCGCCGCCGGGACCGGGCACCGACTCGATCCCGTACCCGAGGCCCCGCAGATCGTCGATATCACGCCGCAGCGTGCGCTCGCCGATCTCGAGCCGCTCGCACAGCTCGCGGGCCGACCAGAGACGGCGAGCCTGCAGCAGCCCGAGCAGCTCGAGCGTTCGTCCGGTCGTTGTCGCCATGCTCGAAGAATATCCAGAGATCCGGTCGTATCCTGACCGTGATTGTCCCTAACGTGCTGGCCATGACAGATTTCGAGCACACCGATACCGCTGTCCACCCGTTCACCGCGACCGCCTGGGATGAAGAGCTCACCGACCTGCGCGCACGACTTGCCGCAACCCGCTGGGCCACCCCGCTCCCCTCGGACGACTGGAGCCGGGGCGTACCGCAGGACTACCTGCGCGAGCTCGTCTCCGCATGGATCGACTTCGACTGGCGCGCCTACCTCGACCGAATGAACCGGCTGCCGCAGTTCACCACTGTCATCGAAGGGCAGCAGATCCACTTCCTGCACATCCGATCCGAGCAACCGGGTGCGGTCCCGCTGCTGCTCACGCACGGCTGGCCCGGATCGTTCCTGGAATTCGTCGACCTCATCGGCCCGCTCACCTCACCCGAGAAGCATGGCGGCGATGCCTCCGATGCCTTCCATGTGGTGATTCCGTCGATCCCGGGCTTCGGCTTCTCGACTCCCCTCACGACCGACGGCTGGACGACGAACGCGATCGCCCGGGCATGGGTCGAGCTGATGGACCGGCTCGGCTACGACCGCTTCGTCAATCAGGGTGGGGATCTCGGCGCCGGCATCGCACCTGAGATCGGGCGAGTCGCACCGGACCGCGTGCTCGGAGTGCACGTCAACGGGGCACTCGGCGACTTCGTTGCGGAGGTGGACGACGAGACTGCCGCGCAGCTGACCGACCTTGAGCGCGATCGTCTCGAGCGCACCGCGACGTTCATGCAGCAAGAGTTCGGCTACATCAGTCTTCAGTCGACCCGTCCGGGCCTGCTGGGCACGATGCTGGCCGACTCCCCCGTCGGTCAGCTCTCCTGGATCGTCGACAAGCTGCACGCCTGGACTCATCCGGCCGACCGCCTGCCGCACGAAGTGCTGGGCATGGACTGGTTGCTGGCGAACGTGTCGCTGTACTGGTTCACCCGCTCTGCGGGCTCGGCGGCCCTGGTTGGCTACGCATCCGAGGAAGGCTGGGGCGAGGAGCTGACGAGCTCCGGCGTCCCGACCGCTGCGATCCAGTTTGCCCACGACATCGGCATCCGACGGTTCGCCGAGCAGTCGAACAACATCGTCTCGTGGACGGACGTCACTGACCGCGGCGGCCACTTCGCGGCGCTCGAGGAGCCGCACCTGCTGATCGACGACCTCCGCTCCTTCGTGCGCACCCTTCGCTGAACCGGCGGCGCCACCAAATACGCCGGAGGGCGGGCGAGCACCGTGCTCGCCCACCCTCCGGCGGTCTACGTACTGGGCGGTCCTACTCGACGACGCCCTTGAGCGCGTCGGACAGTGCCTGCGCCTCGTCCGGGGTCATCTCCACGACGAGCCGGCCGCCGCCCTCGAGCGGTACGCGCATGACGATGCCGCGACCCTCCTTCGTGACCTCGAGTGGGCCCTCACCGGTCCGAGGCTTCATCGCCGCCATGTATTCCTCCTTCGCCGCCGCCCGATCTGCTCAGGCGACCGCCGGTCTAGAGCCGCAACGGCTCGCGGGGTTGATCGTCGCCTCTCGCCGCAACTGAGACGCGAGTTACACCAATTATCCTCACGTCGAGTCATCCGCTGACACGGGGTTGGCATTCTGGAGCGCGGAGGCGTCTGCTGGTGGCTCAGCCGAGCCAGGCGATTCGGCCGGTACCGGCTCGGCCGCAGTGCGCTCCTCGAGCTCGCGAGCCATCCGCTCGATGAGCGCATCGACGTCCGCCATGCGGTAGCCGCGGAGCGTGACCGGGAAGGTGGCCGCACGCAGGTCGCCGGCGGTCATCGGTCGGTCGTGCGGCAGCGGCGAGGCGACGGGCTCGCTGGGCGGCGGCGCCTCCCCAGGCCCGAAGACGTAGGCGACCACGAAGTACAGCACGACCGCGACCGCGACGATGCATAGCACCACCAGCAGGAATCCCATCACGATTACCGATACTTTCATGAGTGGACGACGAAGGGGCCGACCATGAGACTGCGGCTGGGCGAGCACGCGTACGACGACTCGGACCTGCTCATCATGGCGATCGTCAACCGGACGCCGGACTCCTTCTACGATCGGGGCGCGACCTTCGACGAGAGCGCGGCGATCGAACGCGCGCTACAGGTCGTCGAGCAGGGCGCCGACATCGTCGACATCGGCGGGGTCAAGGCGGCGTCCGGGGCCGAGGTCGGCGAGGCCGAGGAGATCGACCGGGTCATCCCGGTCGTGCAGGCCCTCAAGGCCGAGCGGCCCGACGTGGTGGTCAGCGTCGACACCTACCGGACCGCGGTGGCGCGGGAGGCGGTGCGCGCCGGGTGCGACCTGATCAACGACGCGTGGGGCGGTGCCGACCCGGGGATCGTCGTGGTGGCAGCGGAAAGT
It includes:
- the glgA gene encoding glycogen synthase; translated protein: MRIGILTREYPPFVYGGAGVHVDFLVRELEKLTDVQGYCTGEERPKAQTFPEEVPGAPDANAALKVMAADIAMTAALADREVLHSHTWYANFAGHLGKLLYGVPHVISSHSLEPLRPWKAEQLGGGYRLSSWVEKQAYEAADAIVAVSNGVRRDILQAYPDVDPDKVHTIYNGIDPELYQPDPDTDVLEEIGVDLSKPYVMWVGRITRQKGVPHLLNAAKQFSEGVQIVLLAGAADTPELKEETDRLLAELREQRDGVFLVSEHLPPKKVAQVFTHARMFICPSIYEPLGIVNLEAMACETAVVASDVGGIPEVVVNGETGLLVHYDKDQPEQFEAGLAEAVNQLLADDQLCDDFGRAGRERAVNDFGWNRIAEQVNNLYEAVVRAAK
- a CDS encoding DUF3117 domain-containing protein; its protein translation is MAAMKPRTGEGPLEVTKEGRGIVMRVPLEGGGRLVVEMTPDEAQALSDALKGVVE
- a CDS encoding YafY family protein, which produces MATTTGRTLELLGLLQARRLWSARELCERLEIGERTLRRDIDDLRGLGYGIESVPGPGGGYRSGPGASIPPLVLSGDEAVAIAVGLRAAAAASVAGIEQAAASALEKLERSLSAPTRRRIETIDRAMVTLAGGGEVGVDVMDSVAHAIRESRRLRAYYRRHDGVGSSRTLEPHRIVHSGRHWYLYAWDVERADWRTLRLDRLAPKVPLGEVFTPRQVPDEVLRSLVGHAISSAPYPYVCRVRVHAPVDAVASAFGPTVASVSDLGDGMTELVAGANNLAEFVLYLGASGMEFDVVEPTELREVMKAAAARLMRAAAS
- a CDS encoding epoxide hydrolase family protein, encoding MTDFEHTDTAVHPFTATAWDEELTDLRARLAATRWATPLPSDDWSRGVPQDYLRELVSAWIDFDWRAYLDRMNRLPQFTTVIEGQQIHFLHIRSEQPGAVPLLLTHGWPGSFLEFVDLIGPLTSPEKHGGDASDAFHVVIPSIPGFGFSTPLTTDGWTTNAIARAWVELMDRLGYDRFVNQGGDLGAGIAPEIGRVAPDRVLGVHVNGALGDFVAEVDDETAAQLTDLERDRLERTATFMQQEFGYISLQSTRPGLLGTMLADSPVGQLSWIVDKLHAWTHPADRLPHEVLGMDWLLANVSLYWFTRSAGSAALVGYASEEGWGEELTSSGVPTAAIQFAHDIGIRRFAEQSNNIVSWTDVTDRGGHFAALEEPHLLIDDLRSFVRTLR
- a CDS encoding DivIVA domain-containing protein encodes the protein MKVSVIVMGFLLVVLCIVAVAVVLYFVVAYVFGPGEAPPPSEPVASPLPHDRPMTAGDLRAATFPVTLRGYRMADVDALIERMARELEERTAAEPVPAESPGSAEPPADASALQNANPVSADDST